The following coding sequences lie in one Moritella viscosa genomic window:
- the sodC gene encoding superoxide dismutase [Cu-Zn] translates to MKNYTLLTALTFLSTSVMAEIISVDIINLDSGKSTGIVTISESDYGTVFTPKLKDLPAGIHGFHIHSNASCESSVKNGKTIQGGAAGGHYDPKETGKHGFPWTSDNHLGDLPALYVGIDGVANQPVLAPRVKLSDVKGRALMVHLGGDNHSDHPKKLGGGGSRVLCGVIN, encoded by the coding sequence ATGAAAAATTACACTTTACTTACAGCACTAACGTTCCTCTCGACCTCTGTAATGGCTGAAATAATATCGGTAGATATTATCAACCTTGACTCAGGGAAGTCTACAGGTATCGTAACCATTTCTGAAAGTGATTATGGCACTGTTTTCACTCCAAAATTAAAAGACTTACCTGCTGGAATACACGGCTTTCACATACATTCAAATGCTTCATGTGAAAGCAGTGTTAAAAATGGGAAAACCATACAGGGAGGGGCGGCAGGTGGTCACTATGATCCGAAAGAAACAGGTAAACACGGCTTTCCTTGGACCAGTGATAACCACCTAGGTGACTTACCAGCCTTATACGTTGGAATTGATGGAGTCGCTAATCAGCCTGTATTAGCACCACGAGTGAAACTCTCTGACGTAAAAGGCAGAGCGCTAATGGTGCACCTCGGTGGTGATAATCACTCTGACCACCCTAAAAAATTAGGTGGAGGTGGCTCTAGGGTTTTGTGTGGCGTAATAAATTAA
- a CDS encoding oxidoreductase (Conserved hypothetical protein, short-chain dehydrogenase), with the protein MQTVLITGASTGIGYHAAVSLKAAGYRVFATARKTQDVTRLIDQGFESVQLDLSSTASITAAVAHITQLTDGKIDVLFNNGAYGQPGAVEDLPTNALRAQFETNVFGWHELTTQIIPLMHANGRGRIIQNSSVLGLVTMKYRGAYNASKFALEGLTDTLRLELLDSPIKVSLIEPGPIVSQFRANALSALKANIDIKNSIHNADYQQQISRLGKKDVSSQFTLGPEAVTKALIHAIESKNPKVRYYVTFPTYLFALLKRILPFRVLDKILAKSG; encoded by the coding sequence ATGCAAACAGTATTAATTACCGGTGCTTCAACTGGGATAGGTTATCACGCGGCAGTAAGCCTGAAAGCGGCAGGTTATCGCGTTTTTGCCACGGCTAGAAAAACGCAAGACGTGACAAGGTTAATTGATCAAGGTTTTGAAAGTGTGCAACTGGACTTAAGTTCTACAGCCTCTATTACTGCTGCTGTCGCACATATAACCCAACTCACCGATGGCAAGATTGATGTGCTTTTTAATAACGGCGCTTATGGTCAACCGGGTGCAGTCGAAGATTTACCGACAAATGCGTTACGAGCGCAATTTGAGACCAATGTATTTGGCTGGCACGAGCTAACCACACAAATTATTCCATTAATGCACGCCAATGGCCGCGGCCGAATTATTCAAAACAGTTCGGTTCTGGGGTTAGTAACGATGAAATATCGTGGGGCGTACAATGCCAGCAAATTTGCGCTAGAAGGACTAACAGACACATTAAGACTGGAGTTATTAGATTCACCAATCAAGGTATCGCTTATTGAACCAGGCCCTATTGTTAGTCAATTTAGAGCCAATGCACTGTCAGCCCTTAAAGCCAATATTGATATAAAAAACAGTATCCATAATGCCGATTACCAACAGCAAATTAGTCGGTTAGGTAAAAAAGACGTCAGTAGTCAGTTTACGCTTGGCCCAGAGGCAGTAACTAAAGCACTTATTCATGCGATCGAAAGCAAGAATCCGAAAGTCCGTTATTACGTAACCTTTCCAACCTATTTATTTGCCTTGTTAAAACGTATTTTACCCTTTAGAGTATTAGATAAAATATTAGCTAAATCAGGCTGA
- the hemF gene encoding coproporphyrinogen III oxidase, aerobic codes for MSVSINDLESFFRNIQQSIITAFQAEETNGEFIADHWTSHLGQGTSCVLRDGEVYESAGVNFSMVSGDKLPAAASAKRPQFTGMSYQAMGVSVVVHPRNPHAPTSHANVRMFMVTDNDGQQHWWLGGGFDLTPIHLYADDARHFHTVARDAVAPFGDELYPLFKQDADEYFYMPHREEYRGIGGIIYDDLNQWDIEKSLSFIESVANGYTQAYAPIIAKRKNQPYTEQEREFQLFRRTRYAEFNLIVDRGTIFGLQSKGRTKSILMSMPPLASWHYDDLEPQNEAQQALVDVVSEPRTWL; via the coding sequence ATGTCAGTTAGTATTAATGACCTAGAATCATTTTTTCGTAATATCCAACAATCAATTATCACGGCTTTTCAGGCTGAAGAAACCAACGGCGAGTTTATCGCTGATCATTGGACTAGTCATCTCGGTCAGGGCACAAGTTGTGTATTACGTGACGGTGAAGTATATGAAAGCGCGGGTGTAAACTTTTCGATGGTAAGTGGCGATAAATTACCGGCGGCTGCATCGGCTAAACGTCCACAATTTACGGGGATGTCATATCAAGCGATGGGTGTGTCGGTAGTGGTTCATCCACGTAACCCGCATGCACCGACAAGTCACGCCAATGTACGCATGTTTATGGTGACTGATAATGACGGTCAACAGCACTGGTGGTTGGGAGGTGGTTTTGATCTAACGCCTATTCATTTGTACGCAGATGACGCTCGTCATTTTCATACAGTGGCGCGTGATGCTGTCGCTCCATTTGGTGATGAGCTGTACCCACTGTTCAAACAAGATGCAGATGAATATTTCTATATGCCACACCGTGAAGAATATCGTGGTATTGGCGGCATCATTTATGATGACCTGAATCAGTGGGATATTGAGAAAAGTTTAAGCTTTATTGAATCTGTTGCTAATGGTTATACACAAGCTTATGCGCCAATTATTGCTAAACGCAAAAATCAGCCGTATACAGAACAAGAACGCGAGTTCCAATTGTTCCGTCGCACCCGTTATGCGGAATTTAATTTGATTGTTGACCGTGGCACTATTTTTGGTCTGCAAAGCAAGGGGAGAACGAAGTCTATTTTGATGTCTATGCCTCCGCTTGCCAGTTGGCACTATGATGATCTAGAGCCGCAGAATGAAGCGCAACAAGCGTTAGTTGATGTTGTTTCAGAACCTCGGACTTGGCTATAG
- a CDS encoding putative uncharacterized protein (No significant database matches) translates to MGGSNDYKYQITEAFLESGLNVNGINYASDNKLSALHSAVLLTDKESVLFLLEHSIYISIKSENGLTALDWAIKMQEANPAKSRDEIVQILEAAINS, encoded by the coding sequence TTGGGTGGTTCTAATGATTATAAATATCAGATAACTGAAGCGTTTCTTGAAAGTGGCCTAAACGTTAATGGTATTAATTATGCTAGTGATAATAAGCTCAGTGCTTTACACTCAGCGGTCTTGTTAACTGATAAAGAGAGCGTCTTATTTTTGCTAGAGCATAGCATTTATATCAGCATCAAATCAGAAAACGGTTTAACAGCATTAGACTGGGCGATCAAAATGCAAGAAGCAAATCCGGCCAAAAGTAGAGATGAAATAGTTCAGATATTAGAAGCCGCAATTAACTCATAA
- a CDS encoding carboxypeptidase, with protein sequence MTTSSAYEELSKHFKKIHNLSHLSSICGWDQAAMMPAGGNEARSEAMAELAVMIHQQSTAPQLAGLINQAQAENLSSEQQASLAEIDRSWQQANVVPEELVSAKSLAGSKCEHAWRTQRKENDWAGFAKNLKTVVELSREEASIRGQANNCSNYDALMDLYEPGMTSAQLDPIFDDVKSWLPELTLAAQEKQRSDNVIMPTGHFPIASQQQLGLKTMQILGFDFNHGRLDVSTHPFCGGVSSDVRITTRYEEDDFTQSLMGVVHETGHARYEQGLPKALNHLPVGQARSMGIHESQSLLFEMQLGRSQEFLTLLTPEIQKAFSGTDKAIYNPLNLSQCYTRVKPDFIRVDADEVTYPAHVMLRYEIEQALMNGDIEVDDIPELWALKMQQYLGVDTKGNYRNGCMQDVHWTDGSFGYFPSYTLGAMYAAQFMTTIKQQMDVPAIITSGDLSPIFNWLKTNIWKNASLLSTNDLVTKATGETLNPAHFKTHLQARYL encoded by the coding sequence ATGACCACTAGTTCAGCATATGAAGAGTTATCTAAGCACTTTAAAAAAATCCATAACCTAAGCCACCTGTCTTCTATTTGTGGTTGGGATCAAGCAGCTATGATGCCTGCTGGCGGTAATGAAGCACGCTCTGAAGCAATGGCCGAACTAGCTGTCATGATCCACCAGCAAAGTACCGCGCCACAACTTGCCGGCTTAATTAACCAAGCGCAAGCTGAAAACCTGTCAAGTGAGCAACAAGCCAGCTTGGCAGAGATCGACCGTAGCTGGCAGCAAGCCAACGTGGTACCGGAAGAACTTGTCTCGGCAAAATCGTTAGCAGGTTCTAAATGTGAACACGCTTGGCGCACCCAGCGTAAAGAAAATGATTGGGCAGGTTTTGCTAAAAATTTAAAAACAGTCGTTGAACTGTCACGTGAAGAAGCCAGTATTCGCGGCCAAGCAAACAACTGTAGTAACTACGATGCCTTGATGGATTTGTACGAACCGGGCATGACCAGCGCCCAACTAGACCCTATTTTTGATGATGTGAAGTCATGGTTACCAGAATTAACGCTCGCAGCCCAGGAAAAACAACGCAGTGACAATGTCATTATGCCAACAGGACATTTCCCGATTGCATCTCAGCAACAGCTGGGATTAAAAACCATGCAGATCCTCGGCTTTGATTTTAACCATGGCCGCCTTGACGTATCAACGCATCCATTCTGTGGTGGTGTATCTTCAGATGTACGCATAACAACACGATATGAAGAAGATGACTTTACCCAAAGTTTGATGGGCGTTGTCCATGAAACTGGCCACGCTCGTTATGAGCAAGGTCTACCAAAAGCATTAAACCACCTACCTGTAGGTCAAGCGCGTTCGATGGGTATTCATGAAAGCCAAAGCTTGTTATTTGAAATGCAACTAGGCCGTAGTCAGGAGTTTTTAACTTTACTGACACCAGAAATACAGAAGGCTTTTTCAGGTACAGATAAGGCTATTTATAACCCGCTTAATCTAAGTCAGTGCTACACACGAGTGAAGCCAGATTTTATCCGTGTTGATGCAGACGAAGTGACTTACCCTGCGCATGTAATGCTACGCTATGAAATCGAACAAGCACTGATGAATGGCGATATTGAAGTTGATGATATCCCAGAATTATGGGCGCTTAAAATGCAGCAATACCTTGGTGTAGATACCAAGGGTAATTACCGTAATGGTTGTATGCAAGATGTGCATTGGACAGATGGTAGCTTTGGTTACTTCCCATCTTACACATTGGGCGCAATGTACGCCGCACAGTTCATGACGACAATTAAGCAACAGATGGATGTTCCGGCAATCATTACCAGCGGTGATTTATCACCTATCTTTAATTGGCTCAAAACTAACATCTGGAAAAATGCATCACTGTTAAGTACCAATGATTTAGTCACTAAAGCGACAGGTGAAACATTAAACCCTGCGCACTTTAAAACCCATCTACAGGCGCGTTATTTGTAA
- the glpR gene encoding glycerol-3-phosphate regulon repressor, translated as MRQNTRHQKIISLVKEEGFVSTEVLVEHFSVSPQTIRRDLNELAEKNLVRRHHGGASLLESSVVNDSYVNRKQKTAKGKMKIAQAMAERIPDGSSLFIDIGTTSEALAHALLTHTNLRIVTNNLNVATILMQKPDFRVIVAGGEVRNKDAGVVGEATVDFIKQFRMDFGIVTISGLDMDGSLLDFDYQEVRVTQAIIECSQEVFLPVDHTKFGRNAMVNIGNVNQVNKLFTDIEPPEELAKLLLLHQVESIVCKSTLES; from the coding sequence GTGAGACAAAATACACGTCATCAAAAAATAATTTCGCTGGTTAAAGAAGAAGGGTTTGTCAGTACTGAAGTCTTAGTTGAACATTTTTCAGTCAGTCCGCAAACAATCCGCCGAGATTTAAATGAATTAGCTGAAAAAAACTTGGTTCGCCGTCATCATGGTGGTGCTTCATTATTAGAAAGCAGCGTGGTTAATGATTCATACGTTAACCGCAAACAAAAAACAGCTAAAGGTAAAATGAAAATAGCACAAGCGATGGCGGAGCGAATTCCCGATGGCTCATCGTTATTTATTGATATAGGCACTACATCGGAAGCCTTAGCGCACGCATTGCTTACTCATACTAATTTACGAATTGTTACCAACAACCTGAATGTGGCGACGATTTTGATGCAGAAACCTGATTTTAGGGTGATTGTGGCTGGTGGTGAAGTGCGTAATAAAGACGCTGGTGTTGTTGGTGAAGCAACTGTCGACTTTATTAAGCAATTTAGAATGGATTTCGGTATCGTGACTATCAGTGGTTTAGATATGGATGGTTCATTACTCGACTTCGATTATCAGGAAGTACGTGTGACACAAGCTATCATTGAATGTTCACAAGAGGTATTTTTACCTGTTGACCACACAAAATTCGGTCGTAATGCTATGGTTAACATTGGTAATGTGAATCAAGTTAATAAACTATTTACTGATATCGAACCGCCAGAAGAACTTGCGAAGTTGTTGCTGTTACATCAGGTTGAGTCGATTGTCTGTAAATCAACGTTAGAGAGTTAA
- a CDS encoding putative membrane associated signaling protein, GGDEF family protein, which yields MSIRLKLSILIFTLFLVAIFNTIFTFQLETYSKKKLGWVSHTHEVLHRTQEFLSAITDSETGQRGYLLTSDTSYLEPYHRGIVAAKDYLTKLNILTSDNPSQQAILVSVKQDMLLKFDELMLTIELVQSGNADKALSIVKQNSGKKYMDNIRTNLSTFINAELVLLEQRKGDFRESRTQLMTLIAVEIIFFIGLAIITFTFLQRNFFHPLKLLLKSAKKVESSEKLEVIDVVEKDEMGHLLATFFVMSENVLQREQALDYKAHHDELTGLKNRITLSKEVEASINALESTNDKIAVLFLDLNLFKQVNDTFGHDIGDLILQETANRLNNAVRSSDTVFRIGGDEFLIILRDIKDNRDVDCVAEKILSAFAKPAIIEGKPMDITISIGAALSPDDSKSSNEVIKFADIAMYVAKRDQETSYKVFNPSMLKRAYDGR from the coding sequence TTGAGCATTCGTCTAAAATTATCGATTTTGATTTTTACATTATTTTTAGTTGCTATTTTTAACACCATTTTTACTTTTCAGTTAGAAACTTATAGTAAAAAAAAACTAGGGTGGGTAAGTCATACACATGAAGTACTGCATCGAACGCAAGAATTTCTAAGTGCTATAACAGATTCTGAAACTGGGCAGCGCGGTTATTTACTTACCAGTGATACATCATATTTAGAGCCTTATCATAGAGGTATCGTTGCTGCTAAAGATTATCTAACGAAATTAAATATACTGACTTCTGATAACCCGAGTCAACAGGCCATTTTGGTTAGTGTTAAACAGGACATGCTATTGAAGTTTGATGAATTGATGCTAACAATTGAGCTTGTTCAAAGTGGTAATGCGGATAAAGCTCTTAGTATCGTAAAGCAGAACTCAGGTAAGAAATATATGGATAATATTCGAACCAATTTAAGTACGTTTATCAATGCAGAGCTTGTACTTCTCGAACAGAGAAAGGGAGATTTTAGGGAAAGTAGAACACAATTAATGACACTTATCGCAGTTGAAATTATATTTTTTATTGGTTTGGCTATCATTACGTTTACCTTTTTACAACGCAACTTTTTCCATCCGCTAAAATTATTACTTAAGAGTGCGAAAAAGGTAGAATCAAGCGAAAAGCTAGAAGTAATAGATGTTGTTGAAAAAGATGAGATGGGACACTTACTTGCAACATTTTTCGTAATGAGTGAAAACGTACTTCAAAGAGAGCAAGCATTAGATTACAAAGCGCATCATGATGAACTCACAGGGTTAAAGAATAGAATAACGCTCTCGAAAGAGGTCGAAGCCTCTATAAATGCCCTCGAAAGCACAAACGATAAGATTGCGGTGCTATTTTTAGACTTAAACTTATTCAAACAAGTAAATGATACGTTTGGCCACGATATTGGCGATTTGATCCTACAAGAAACAGCAAATCGCCTTAATAATGCAGTGCGTTCTAGTGATACGGTATTCCGTATTGGTGGTGATGAATTCCTAATTATTTTAAGGGACATCAAAGATAATAGGGATGTCGATTGTGTTGCAGAGAAAATACTCTCTGCCTTTGCAAAGCCAGCTATTATTGAAGGAAAACCGATGGATATCACAATTAGTATTGGTGCGGCGCTATCACCTGATGATTCAAAGAGTAGCAATGAAGTTATTAAGTTTGCGGACATTGCTATGTACGTGGCCAAACGTGACCAGGAAACCAGTTATAAGGTATTTAATCCTAGTATGTTAAAACGTGCCTATGATGGTCGATAA
- a CDS encoding transcriptional regulator, AraC family gives MKEYIEKVPQRIGMSWRYKKVLEEVKKFDWHQHEEYEIAIHRNFNGLSLIGNYCSDINHNHMVLLAPSIPHAFCSDKLPISQRCETHVLWFKKEWIEQLIYCCSELKPLRSVLSEAQKGIQFSLTTAEQVFLLLDDVLLLNSVEQLATLMRIFSLLIDDEQQTPLLLRKTAQGDPNNHVENKLRKAETFLLKNFQRPIYQADLARHLYVSESTIRRFFFKHYKENFSQHLMKIRLNVACELLVNTKLPINIIMEKVGYFNQANFNRQFKAYKHATPNSYRKALKRLDDGK, from the coding sequence ATGAAAGAATATATTGAGAAGGTACCGCAACGCATTGGAATGTCTTGGCGGTATAAGAAAGTATTGGAAGAGGTAAAAAAATTTGATTGGCACCAACATGAAGAATATGAAATCGCCATACACCGCAATTTTAATGGGTTAAGTCTTATTGGAAACTATTGTAGCGATATCAATCATAATCACATGGTATTATTGGCGCCAAGTATCCCACATGCATTTTGCTCTGATAAACTGCCGATATCGCAGCGTTGTGAAACGCACGTGTTATGGTTTAAAAAAGAATGGATTGAGCAGTTAATCTATTGCTGCAGTGAACTCAAGCCATTACGTTCTGTTTTAAGCGAAGCGCAAAAAGGCATACAGTTCTCACTGACGACTGCAGAGCAAGTTTTTTTGTTGCTAGACGACGTGTTATTACTCAATTCCGTTGAGCAATTAGCAACTTTAATGCGTATTTTTTCGCTTTTAATTGATGATGAACAGCAAACGCCATTGTTATTGAGAAAAACCGCTCAAGGTGATCCGAATAATCACGTTGAAAATAAGCTTAGAAAGGCAGAAACGTTTCTTCTTAAAAATTTTCAGCGTCCTATTTATCAAGCGGACTTAGCGCGCCATTTATATGTTAGCGAGAGTACGATTAGACGGTTTTTCTTCAAACATTATAAAGAAAATTTTTCACAACACTTGATGAAAATTAGGTTAAATGTTGCCTGTGAACTGCTCGTTAACACTAAATTACCAATAAATATAATCATGGAAAAAGTGGGCTATTTTAATCAAGCTAACTTTAATCGTCAGTTTAAAGCCTATAAGCACGCGACCCCAAATAGTTACCGAAAAGCATTGAAACGATTAGATGATGGTAAATAA
- a CDS encoding putative cobyrinic acid a,c-diamide synthase: MIRVVFNQKGGVGKSTICSNLAAIAASEGKRTLIIDLDSQCNTSAYLLGNDYKVDFSAAEFFEQTLNIIMKGRPYNDFIAQTAFPNLAIMPASELLGELIVKLEQRHKIYKLRDAMVKLRRDYDEIYIDTPPAFNFYSLSALIAADTCLIPFDCDDFSRRGLYSLLANIEETRQDHNDKLRVEGIVVNQYQGQASLPKKLVAELRSENLPILNTLIHSSVKVKESHNISQPLINCAPKHKVTLQFCDLYAEISA; the protein is encoded by the coding sequence GTGATCCGTGTTGTTTTTAATCAAAAAGGTGGCGTAGGTAAATCTACGATCTGTAGTAATTTGGCTGCTATCGCTGCATCAGAAGGCAAGCGTACGCTTATTATCGATTTAGATAGTCAATGTAATACCAGTGCCTATTTATTAGGAAATGATTATAAGGTTGATTTTAGTGCTGCTGAATTTTTTGAGCAGACATTAAATATTATTATGAAAGGGCGACCTTATAATGACTTTATCGCGCAGACGGCATTTCCTAATCTTGCCATTATGCCAGCGTCAGAATTGCTTGGTGAATTGATTGTTAAATTAGAACAACGCCATAAGATCTATAAATTGCGTGATGCTATGGTGAAATTAAGGCGTGATTACGATGAAATTTATATCGATACACCGCCTGCATTTAACTTTTATAGTTTGTCGGCCTTGATTGCTGCGGATACTTGTTTGATTCCCTTCGATTGTGATGATTTCTCACGTCGTGGTTTATATAGTTTATTAGCCAATATTGAAGAAACACGACAAGATCATAATGATAAATTACGGGTAGAAGGGATTGTGGTTAACCAGTATCAAGGGCAAGCTAGTTTACCAAAAAAACTGGTTGCAGAATTAAGATCGGAAAATTTACCGATTTTAAATACCCTGATCCACAGCTCAGTGAAAGTAAAAGAATCACATAATATTTCCCAGCCCTTGATCAATTGTGCGCCTAAGCATAAAGTGACACTGCAATTTTGCGATCTCTACGCTGAGATCTCTGCATAA
- a CDS encoding membrane protein translates to MSKSKIIAGIAAVSIIFYATAIYWSCEPDNFSPTQVTEELTKNNTDIAVGSYTTATLIKTLQTLDDKNGGYLSNSIFPPAILMDNMPSWEYGLLEQSRDLMLVLRRDLSRSQTQSTENKDLQKAHGSLNVEHTRLFPTNANSEYKKTISELQKYLDKLNDSQSKNAQFYARADNLAEWFKQVEKRLGSLSQRLSASVGQYRINTDLSGDLGAEQSTFTESGSTVKTSWLDIDNVFWEARGSSWALYHYLKAARVDFKGVLEKKNALASVDQIILELEASLQPVSSPMILNGSGFGMFANHSLVMANYLSRANAAVIDLRRLLEQG, encoded by the coding sequence ATGAGTAAATCTAAAATCATTGCAGGTATTGCTGCTGTCAGTATTATCTTTTATGCAACGGCCATTTATTGGAGTTGTGAGCCAGATAACTTCAGTCCAACACAAGTCACGGAAGAGTTAACTAAAAATAATACTGATATTGCAGTAGGTTCTTACACCACTGCCACGCTGATTAAAACACTTCAAACATTAGATGACAAGAATGGTGGTTACCTAAGCAATTCAATATTTCCACCTGCAATTTTGATGGATAACATGCCATCATGGGAATATGGATTATTAGAGCAATCACGTGATCTGATGTTAGTATTACGTCGTGACTTAAGCCGCTCACAAACGCAATCAACTGAAAATAAAGATCTACAAAAAGCCCACGGTTCGTTAAATGTTGAACACACACGTTTGTTCCCAACTAACGCCAATTCTGAATACAAAAAGACAATATCTGAACTTCAAAAATACCTAGATAAATTAAACGATTCACAATCAAAAAATGCACAATTTTATGCCCGTGCAGATAATCTTGCAGAATGGTTTAAACAAGTGGAAAAACGTCTTGGTTCATTATCACAACGTTTAAGTGCGTCTGTTGGTCAATATCGTATCAATACTGATTTATCGGGTGATCTTGGCGCTGAGCAATCCACATTTACAGAGTCTGGTTCTACCGTTAAAACATCATGGTTAGATATCGATAATGTATTCTGGGAAGCACGTGGTTCTTCTTGGGCACTTTATCACTATTTAAAAGCAGCTAGAGTTGACTTTAAAGGTGTATTAGAGAAGAAAAATGCCCTCGCAAGTGTTGACCAAATAATCCTTGAATTGGAAGCATCACTTCAACCGGTAAGCAGCCCTATGATTCTAAACGGTTCTGGTTTTGGTATGTTTGCTAACCACTCACTGGTAATGGCAAACTACCTGTCTCGTGCTAATGCAGCCGTAATTGACCTACGCAGATTACTAGAACAAGGTTAA
- a CDS encoding NUDIX hydrolase, with amino-acid sequence MDINSLTSRFVLSPSSKSVSKLSKMFTPAAVLFPIVEREQELNLILTRRASHLRHHSGQIALPGGKTEKTDSSSIATALRETHEEIGIPADKITVLGTLPSRATISRYYVTPVVALIDSDYQSKIDPNEVDEIFEVPLSFLLDNDNHIIEKSLFKGKYREVTFMPWGKYPIWGTTAAIIKDFSKHIRSN; translated from the coding sequence ATGGATATTAATTCTTTAACTTCACGTTTTGTACTGTCGCCTAGCAGTAAATCGGTGAGTAAATTATCCAAAATGTTTACGCCTGCGGCCGTGCTATTTCCTATTGTCGAACGAGAGCAAGAACTGAATCTAATTCTAACTCGTCGTGCGTCACATCTACGCCACCATAGTGGTCAAATAGCGCTGCCAGGCGGTAAAACAGAAAAAACAGATAGTTCATCTATCGCCACTGCATTACGTGAAACCCATGAAGAAATAGGTATTCCAGCCGATAAAATAACTGTATTAGGAACACTACCCAGTCGAGCTACGATTAGCCGTTATTATGTCACCCCTGTCGTGGCTTTGATCGACAGTGATTACCAATCCAAGATTGATCCCAATGAAGTCGATGAAATCTTTGAAGTACCGTTATCTTTCCTGCTCGATAATGACAATCACATTATAGAAAAAAGTTTATTTAAAGGTAAGTATCGTGAAGTGACCTTTATGCCTTGGGGGAAATATCCAATATGGGGAACAACAGCGGCAATAATTAAAGATTTTTCGAAACATATTCGTTCGAATTGA